The genomic region CCCCCCCCCCCGATTTGCTTTTATTTAAATATATTATTCCATTATTGTTTCTTGTAAATACGTTTTCCGTCTAGTGAATAAAACTAAACATATTTGAATTATTACATAAGCTATGCAAACAATTAACTTAATATTGAGCAATTTTATTACATTTTAGTATAGTTAACACGTGCATGCACTACATGTGCACTACATGTACGTAAAATATGATTGAATTTAGTGAGACTTGTGTTATAATTGGAACAGTTTACAAAGTTAATTGAAAAATTAAAAAGGTAAAAAATGAGTTCTATTAAGTCTGTGGTTAATGGAATGAAAGGTGGTTTGCAAAAAGCTATTAATCAAAATATAGAAGGCAGAGATACTGCTAAACAACAACTTAAAACAATTGAAAAGCTATCGAACAGAATAGGTGAGTTAAGTAATATATTAGACAATTTAGAAAGTTATATAAAAGATAACAACTTAAAAATGGCAGAAATATACGTAAAGAAAGCAAAGCAAGTGTTAGGTTGATTGTAATTAATAGAAGAAAAGAGGGGTAGGAGGAAGTATGGCAGAGAACGATATTGATAACGATATTGATATTGATAACGATAGTGATACTAGTACAACTGAAGTTGTCAAAAAGATAGCAAAGGTAGCGGTTTTCATAGGTACTGCCTTGGTTGGCCTTGCGGAAATTGTAACAAAAGGAATAGAAGTATTAGAGGACAACGATAAAGATTAAGCGACCCAAATTCTATATTATTTCTTCTTATTATTTAAATTTAGCCCTCTCCACCATCTCCAAAGCGCTTCTTATATTCCCATTTTTGGACAGGATTTTTGATGCTTCGAAATAGCTTTTGGCTTTGTAGTAGTCGATATCTATCTTCTCTATTGCCTTTTCAGTCTCTTGAACATTGTTTATCTCTGCCAATCTCTTTGCAATGTGAGAGTAAATCTTAAATTTGTATGGTTTATATTCAATCTTATCTGCAAGAGTTAAGGCTTTGCCTATATCGTTAATACTTATGAAGTAATCCGCAAGTGTTTTGTATGCTTCTATTCTGTATGAGATATAGTTTGTTTTATCTGCTATCTTCAAAGCTCTGTCTATATCCTTTGCTTCTATAAGCTTCTTTACTATGTTTGCGTAGGATTCTGCTTGATAATAGCTATGGTCTATAAGCTCTGTTATCTCTATTGCTTCTTCTATTCTGCCATCCTTCATAAAGATATCAGCAATACCAAAATACACATCTGCCCTGAAACCATCGTTTGTTAGACTCTCGGCTGATCTTATGGCTTCATCCATTTTGCCAATTTCAGCCATTCTATAGGCATAGCCAGCATAAGCATCTGACTTATAGAAGTCGTCTTTGTCTTTTTCTTCTATCTCTTCATCTATGACTTTATGAAGCTTTTTCATTAACTCCCTTGCTTCTTCTTCTCTGCCAATCTCGGCTAAACTGGCTGCTACAAAAGAATACATTTCAGCTTTGTCGTATCCTTCGACTTTCTCTAAAGCTTTAATGGCTTCATCTGCTATTTTATTGGCATCTTCTATCCTACCTGCTTTTTTCAAATCGTTTATTATCATATAGCAGGTTTCAACTTCCCAGTTCTTTACATTCACCTTCTCTGAGAGAACCCTAACAGCTTCATCAACAAAGCCAAGCTCTGCTAAACGGGTTGCTATAATGGAGTAAACTTCTGATTGAACTAAGCACTCCTTTATGCTTTCTGCTATTTTGGTTGCTTCTTTTAGAAACTCTATGGAACTCTGAGTGCATTTATCGTTTAAGTTGGCACTCTCTTCTGTAAACAGGGCTTTTATAGCATTATCTAAAAATCCTTCTCTTGTTAAATATTCTACCACTATCTTGAAAATTTCAGCTTTATCTAAGTCGTCTTCTGCTCCTTTGGATAAGGTATTTATGGCTCTTTGTGCATCTCCTAATCTCAGAAGCTCAGCTATTATAACAGGATAAATTGTCATAGCCTTATACTGTCTGTCTTCTAATGTGCTAGTTAGTTCTATCGCTTTATCAATCTCTTTCTTCTTTATAAGGTGCTCTGCTATCACAACAAGAAATCCTGTTCTGATAATCTCAAAATCGTTTGCTTTCATTATCTCTATTGCTTCATCAATACGGTTTATCCTACTTAAGAGCTCTATCAATAGAACAACTGCTCTCTCTTTCTGAAAATAGATATTCTTTATCTTGTCTGTAAGTTCTTTGATTTTCTCTATTAGGTTTTCTACTTCATCTATCTCTCCTGACTCATAAAGCTTAATAGCCACATTGAAATAGGTCTCTACTTCATAAACCATAAAATAGTCGTTTATCTCTTCTTCTATTTTTCTTAACTCTTCTCTCAAATCCTTTAGGTTTTTCCTTACGGTAGAGTTCTTCTTTCTCTTGGCGGATAATCTATCTATAAGAAGGGTGTAGACTTCCATTCTTAAGTAATCGCTTTTCAGTTTTTTAATGCTACTTTTTAGATTCCTTATGTTGAACCTAAGACTTATAGGGTCTTCTTCGCATGCACCTTTGCACTTGATATGAAACTCATTGGCCACTCCCAAAAACAGCCTGATGTTGTTTGTCTCATAGGAGATGTTTATGAGTTCATCTAAAAGGTAGTGTTTGGATCTTAATATGGGAGTGATTGGCTCATCTTGTTGATATTTTGGTGGTTTGTTTGTCATAGCAGCTCTTAGAAGCATAATCTCTAAGTAGTAGCCCATAATGGTTTTCAGGTTTTCATCTATTTTTGAGAAACCTTCCTTTTTCTCAAGCATTACATAGATTTTCCATATAAGGTCATCTAAATCTTCTTTATACTCTTCTATTTGAGAGTAGCTCTTTCGGATTTTATACAAGAGATTATACTCTTCTTTGTCAAAGATAAGCAGACTCAAGATATCTATAAGCTCTCTTTCTGAGAAGTGAGAAACATCTATGTGATAAGTTAGATTGCCTACGGCATAATTCAAAAGTATGGATTCATCTTTATCTTTTGCGTTTTTATTCACTATCTTTTTTAAAATCTCTCTGTTTACATAAAACTTACAGATACTCTTGTTTGCTTCTTCGAAAGCTTCGCTTAGTTCTCTTTTTAGTTGCTTTTCTTCTTCTGGTCTTCCTGTAGCTATTGGAAGCTTTACGAAATCTCTAAGATAGATACTGTTTGGACTGTATAGCTTTGGCTTACCTTCGATATTCAGAAACTCATGCCAGAATTCTAAAAGATGCTCTATATACTCTTGATTAATACCGCTGAAGCTATGAAGCATATATGCTGTTATAGGCTCTCTTGATGCTGTAAGCAGAGCAAGAATCCTTTTGTCATCCTTCCAAGTTGATGGGTTGTTTTTCTTCCAATTAAGGAAAAATGAGAAATATGGTTCGTATTTTTCAAAGGTTAAACCTACCAATTTTACCTCCCATTTCTTCATATCCATCTTACACAATTATCTAAAACCTGCAAAACTTATACTTCTCTGTACGGCGAAAAACAGTAAATATAATCCTCTTCTGTCATCTCTTTTGGGTCCCAGAAAAAGTTATTCTTTCTAAAAACTGTGTTTGGGTAATATCTCTCTTTCCAGAGTTTTACTATCTCTACAGCTTGGTATATCTCTTTCCTTGTAGCTGCTATTTTTGAAACCCTACCTCTCAACCATTTATGAAGTTCTATCATTTGGTCGTATGCATCTTTTGTGTATCTGTGTTTTTCTGTAAAGGCTTTTACCTCTCTGTTAACTAAAGCTATTTTACTGCTTACAGAAGGGTGTGATTTTAAAATCCCTTTTATTTTTTCTTTAAATTGTTTTATTTCTTCGTCTCTTATTTTTATCTCAAGAGTCATTCCCTTATTAGCTTTTACCCTTCTAATTTTATAGTCCCAGAATTCAACATATTGCTTTTCAATATCTATACAACCATTAAAAGGCTTTTTTTCAAGCTTAATAAATTCATTTGAGCGTCTTAACTCAAACCCATCTCTATCATTCAAGAACATTACAGGATCAAATATTCTATTTACAAGAGAACCTCTTAAAGCATTCAAACCATAGCTTTGCAAAAACAAACCTGTAAGAATCTCGATAAATTTACCATCTTTTATGCCCAAAACATTTAGATTTATTTGCAACTTGTCTAAATCCGGCTCTCTTTCAATAACACGAACTCTTACATATTTCCTGCCTATTCTGTTGCTCGTTAGGAACCTAAGATAAGACAAAAAATGCCCTCTTGTCCAATCAAGCTTATATGTATATGGTGTTTTTTGAAGGATAGGGGCAAGAACAAGAAAAGCACGGTATAGATTTATAATATTTTCCCGTATCTGCAAATCCTTTGCTTTCGGGAAAAACTTGTATGTGAGTTTCTCTGCATATTTCACGAATGTATCACGGTTGTAAAACTCACACAAAAACCCGGGCGGGTATGTTGTGTATCCGACTATTTTTGCCTGAGCTCTCCTTAAGGCTATATACAATCTTGCATTCGTAAGGTCACCCATACAGCTATTATACTGATAATAGAAAAATAATCAAATAAAAACAATAATATTACAATATATTAATGAAGTGGATATAAATATATTGACAACCACCAAAAATGGAAGCATACTAATAGTGCCCAGTATGGGCATGTTCTTTTGCCAAATTGCCCACACATTTCCCCAAAAAACAAGGAAGTGTGTGACTATATATGCCATGCCATGCCGTTACCACTGTGCTTTTTCCGTGTAGGCGGACTAGCCACCCGCCGTTGGGGACTTGCCACCCCCAACACAAGCGGAAAAAAGCACAGGTGCTGGAGAGCCGGGTGCGATCGAAAGACGCACGCCCGGTTTGGGAACCAGCCTGTGGGAGCTACCCGAACTCCGGGGTGTGACTACAGGTTGAGTTCACGCCGCCACTCTTGGAGTGGTGCGACTGCCTATCTTGGACTCCCTCTTGGTCAGGGGGTGTATCCTAAGGCAGATAGCTATGGATACACAACCTGCAAGGCAGGTGTCGGCCGCGTTGGGCTAAACCGGGATGGCAACCCGGCGAATCCATTGCGGTTAGAGCAGACACCTTAAAGCCCGAAAGGGCGAGCCGAGGGTCTATGGTGACGAGAGGAACCCCCGCTGTAAAGTCTGCTGTAGTAGGTGCAAGTAAGACGAGCTGTGACACTTCGTAGTCTGAAAGCCACCTTTTAAAGCTTGCGATAAGGGTCGCAAGGCTGAATCAGCAGGCACAGGGGGCACCTAAGGACCCATATAGGGAGTGTGGGGTAAAAGCCCACGGTGGCGGGCTACTCCAATAGGAGTAAGTGCCATCTCGAGAGAAGGGGCGAAGTAACCAGCTGGCTACGGTTGGCTGGGCTCGGAGGCGCCGTAGTAACCCCCCAAAAAAAGGGCAACGCCTGCGTCCGACCTTGTGTTAATAGCACAAGGCATCCGATCCGGCTGGCAACCGGAAAGGTGTAAGCGAAGGACAGGCGTGGGCTTGAAAAGAGCCCAGGGCGAAGGGCGCTAGGCACGCATGGCAACGGCAAACGGCATGGCATGTATAGTATTAGGTAAATTTGGCAAAGTTTAGTGCGAATCGGGGTGAGAGCCCCCTTGACATATATTGTCGGGGGAGCGGCTCTCCCCCGGTTATAATCGAATACATCTATTATCGTTCAATAGAGTTATTTACACACTACGGGCAAATTAGAAAACTGACGCCCTCGCTTCGCTCGGTTGTCGGCTCGACGTTTGCCTTTTGCTCGCTTACGCTCGCAAAAGTTTGCCGTCGAGCTCAAATCTTACAGGAACTACAAATCAAATTTGGCTTAGACTCAAGCCCGCCGTGTAGGAGCAAAGGCGTTAGCCTTTGCGAGTAGGCGGCTAAAAACCATAGAATTGGTAGAAACTCTTTTTTCCTGTAGTTTGGTGAAAAGTATAGATTTTGGGAAAGAGCCTATTCTAAAAAGCAGAACTCTATCTCCTTGTCAGAAAAAAATGAAAAAACAACAACAAACAACAAGGGTGGTGGGTGGGAATAGATATCTTCTCCCATAGAATTTTTCTTCTCCGGTTGTGTTTTATATTTTTAGGTTTTAAAGTTTTGCGGTTCCGGGAATGGTGTCTCTATGCGGGTTTACGAAGATAAAGGACGACAAATCTAATAACAAACAACGACAAATCTAATAACAAACAACGACAAATCTAATAACAAACAACGACAAATAACTTTACAAATGTCGTTTTTAGTGTATAATTTTTGAAAAGGAAGGGTGGTATGAGTATGCTTGTAAAAGCTATGAAAAAGAATGCTGTTATAATTCATAAGCCAAGTGGCATGATAGCAGTTCAAACTGAGATGACTTTGGAGCAACGAAAATTCTACAATGCTTTTATATATGTAGCTAAACAAGAATTAAAGAAAAATAAAGACACAAAGGTGTTTAGGTGTGCTTTGACCGACTTAAAAGCTATGCTTGATAAGGCAAAACAGAATAACACTTACTATATTGACCTTATTTTTGATTTACAAGAACGCAAAGCATATTTTGATATATTGAGAAAAGATATTCGTGTTAGAGGTAAAATGAATGTTCTATCTTATGCTGGAGTTATCGAAAGGCGAAGCAAAAAAGAGGAAGTTTGGATAGAGTTTGAGTTTCCAGAAAGAATAAGAAAAGCTCTTATAGATATGAAGGGTATGTATGCAGAATTAAACCTTATAATTGAGAAAGGTTTTAGATCAAAATACACATTGGTTTTGTATGAGAATTTAAGAGATTACAAAAATGTTGAATTTCCAAAGATTGAACTTGAGACTTTTAAAAAACTCTTAGGTGTTGAAAAGGGTGAATATAAGCGATTTTTTGATTTAAAGAGAAGAGTAATAGATGTTGCCGTAGAAGAGCTTAATGAAAATGAGAATATTGACTTTCTTGTATCTTATGAGCTCTACAAGACAGGCAGAAAATATACACATATAAAGTTTTTTATAAAACCCAAACCCCAACAGCTCAAGTTAGCCCAACAGACCGAAGACTATAAATCTCTTGCCGAAGATAAAGACTTACGGGAGCTTCTTTTTTTACTTCCCGAGCAATACAGAAAGCGCAAAAATTGTATAAATCTATTATTGGGTGTTTTAGAGGAAAAGGGTAAGGAATACATAAAGGCCCAGATAGACTATACAAGCAAAAAGAACCCTAAAAACTATTGTGGTTATTTGAAAAACGCCATAGAAAAGGATTACGCTGGCGTGGAAGAAATAGAGTTGGAATTTGATGAGGAAGAGGATTGGAAAAAAGAAGTTATCGGTAAGGTTGTGAGAAACGCTAAAACTGGCGAACGCTGGAAGATTGCCCACATAGGAGAAAAGGACGAAGAAGGATATTACGAGGTTAGGTTGGATAAAATAGATGACCCGGATACTGTGAGATGGTTTAAGTGGACTGATGAAAAAATAAGGAATTTAATTAAAAGATAGATT from Hippea alviniae EP5-r harbors:
- a CDS encoding tetratricopeptide repeat protein, with product MDMKKWEVKLVGLTFEKYEPYFSFFLNWKKNNPSTWKDDKRILALLTASREPITAYMLHSFSGINQEYIEHLLEFWHEFLNIEGKPKLYSPNSIYLRDFVKLPIATGRPEEEKQLKRELSEAFEEANKSICKFYVNREILKKIVNKNAKDKDESILLNYAVGNLTYHIDVSHFSERELIDILSLLIFDKEEYNLLYKIRKSYSQIEEYKEDLDDLIWKIYVMLEKKEGFSKIDENLKTIMGYYLEIMLLRAAMTNKPPKYQQDEPITPILRSKHYLLDELINISYETNNIRLFLGVANEFHIKCKGACEEDPISLRFNIRNLKSSIKKLKSDYLRMEVYTLLIDRLSAKRKKNSTVRKNLKDLREELRKIEEEINDYFMVYEVETYFNVAIKLYESGEIDEVENLIEKIKELTDKIKNIYFQKERAVVLLIELLSRINRIDEAIEIMKANDFEIIRTGFLVVIAEHLIKKKEIDKAIELTSTLEDRQYKAMTIYPVIIAELLRLGDAQRAINTLSKGAEDDLDKAEIFKIVVEYLTREGFLDNAIKALFTEESANLNDKCTQSSIEFLKEATKIAESIKECLVQSEVYSIIATRLAELGFVDEAVRVLSEKVNVKNWEVETCYMIINDLKKAGRIEDANKIADEAIKALEKVEGYDKAEMYSFVAASLAEIGREEEARELMKKLHKVIDEEIEEKDKDDFYKSDAYAGYAYRMAEIGKMDEAIRSAESLTNDGFRADVYFGIADIFMKDGRIEEAIEITELIDHSYYQAESYANIVKKLIEAKDIDRALKIADKTNYISYRIEAYKTLADYFISINDIGKALTLADKIEYKPYKFKIYSHIAKRLAEINNVQETEKAIEKIDIDYYKAKSYFEASKILSKNGNIRSALEMVERAKFK
- a CDS encoding replication initiation protein; the encoded protein is MSMLVKAMKKNAVIIHKPSGMIAVQTEMTLEQRKFYNAFIYVAKQELKKNKDTKVFRCALTDLKAMLDKAKQNNTYYIDLIFDLQERKAYFDILRKDIRVRGKMNVLSYAGVIERRSKKEEVWIEFEFPERIRKALIDMKGMYAELNLIIEKGFRSKYTLVLYENLRDYKNVEFPKIELETFKKLLGVEKGEYKRFFDLKRRVIDVAVEELNENENIDFLVSYELYKTGRKYTHIKFFIKPKPQQLKLAQQTEDYKSLAEDKDLRELLFLLPEQYRKRKNCINLLLGVLEEKGKEYIKAQIDYTSKKNPKNYCGYLKNAIEKDYAGVEEIELEFDEEEDWKKEVIGKVVRNAKTGERWKIAHIGEKDEEGYYEVRLDKIDDPDTVRWFKWTDEKIRNLIKR